The genomic window gagaaagcaaaaaagtcCCAGCAGgtacttttctctttcaaagatcatcttttctgttttttggggtttttttttcttctggagaagaaaaaaagctttcaaaagaggggagagaaagagctggACGGCTGAAACGTCAGCCGGTCAGCCCAGGTGGAAAACAAGAGTGAAAGTGGGGCTTAGGGGAACGCAGCGCCTCTTTCGCAAGCCGCAGGGCCACCACCAGCGCGTGAGCCTTGGATCCCTCAACGTATTGCGAGACGCCGGTGTACAGCCCGGACCTGTGCCCCAACATGATCGCCGCTCAGGCCAAACTGGTCTACCAGCTCAATAAATACTACACTGAGCGCTGCCAAGCGCGCAAGGCGGCCATCGCCAAGACCATCCGAGAGGTCTGTAAGGTGGTCTCGGACGTGCTAAAGGAAGTGGAGGTGCAGGAGCCTCGCTTCATCAGCTCCCTGAGCGAGATCGATGCCCGCTACGAGGGGCTGGAGGTCATCTCGCCCACAGAATTCGAGGTGGTGCTCTACCTAAACCAGATGGGCGTCTTCAACTTCGTGGACGACGGCTCGCTGCCCGGCTGCGCGGTGCTCAAACTGAGCGACGGGCGGAAGCGGAGCATGTCTCTCTGGGTCGAATTCATCACAGCGTCCGGCTACCTCTCGGCGCGCAAGATCCGCTCGCGTTTCCAGACGCTGGTGGCTCAGGCGGTGGACAAGTGCAGCTATCGGGATGTGGTCAAGATGATCGCAGATACCAGCGAGGTCAAGCTGCGCATCAGGGAGCGCTATGTGGTGCAAATCACTCCCGCGTTCAAGTGCACCGGTATCTGGCCTCGCAGTGCGGCACAGTGGCCTATGCCCCACATCCCCTGGCCCGGCCCCAATCGGGTGGCGGAGGTCAAGGCCGAAGGGTTCAACTTGCTCTCTAAGGAATGCTACTCGCTGACCGGCAAGCAGAGCTCTGCGGAGAGCGATGCCTGGGTGCTACAGTTCGGGGAGGCTGAGAACCGCCTGCTGATGGGCGGCTGCCGAAACAAGTGCCTCTCCGTGCTGAAGACGCTGCGGGATCGCCACCTGGAGCTGCCCGGCCAGCCGCTCAACAACTACCACATGAAGACGCTGCTGCTGTACGAGTGCGAGAAGCACCCGCGGGAAACGGACTGGGACGAGGCGTGCCTCGGCGATCGGCTCAACGGCATCCTGCTGCAGCTCATCTCCTGCCTGCAGTGCCGCCGCTGCCCTCACTACTTTCTGCCCAACCTCGACCTTTTTCAGGGCAAGCCCCATTCGGCCCTGGAGAGCGCTGCCAAGCAGACCTGGAGGTTGGCCAGGGAAATTCTCACCAATCCCAAAAGCCTGGACAAACTATAGGGTGCTAGGGACTGCTTGAAAAGCGACACAGACGGGAATGCTCtcaaacacaacacacacacaactcgGCGACAAACAGCGGAAACTCCAGACACAAACTTTTATGGAAGCCGCCTAAAAGAAATGGGAACCAGGCAGAAGACCTTCGTTAACAAGTAAACAAAAGGAGAGCAAACCAACCGACCAAACAAAATCACATTCTTGCACAAAAGTGATCGTTTTCTTCCAAACAATGTGAATTTAAAAGGTCACACAAAAGAAGCAATCGGGCTTTGTCACCACAAAATGAAACCCAAGGTACATTTTCAAATCAATGTATAGtagtttctcccttttccttcgcttcctctcttctttttctctttttctttctctctctctcgctctttcttttctttctctttttctctctcagcctTCGTTTTGTTTTGGGTTGCCTGAATGTTGTcaccaagtgaaaaaaaagtatttaattatatgtaaaatttctcttttaaacaaaGTTTTGCGGATGTTAAATGTATCTCAGTGCCAATGTCAGATGTGCCCCTCCCTCTCTCGCACCTCTACCCTCACCCGAAGCAGTCTTGttgaaaacagtaataaaaatattactttacattgtaattgactgtttGTGGACTGTTCTTAAATGAAGGCAGGTAAGATCATAATTTGTAATTTACAATATTAGGATGTGAACCTGAGCAACTAAATGCAAGAAGCATCTGTTTTAACT from Camelus ferus isolate YT-003-E chromosome 2, BCGSAC_Cfer_1.0, whole genome shotgun sequence includes these protein-coding regions:
- the MAB21L2 gene encoding protein mab-21-like 2 produces the protein MIAAQAKLVYQLNKYYTERCQARKAAIAKTIREVCKVVSDVLKEVEVQEPRFISSLSEIDARYEGLEVISPTEFEVVLYLNQMGVFNFVDDGSLPGCAVLKLSDGRKRSMSLWVEFITASGYLSARKIRSRFQTLVAQAVDKCSYRDVVKMIADTSEVKLRIRERYVVQITPAFKCTGIWPRSAAQWPMPHIPWPGPNRVAEVKAEGFNLLSKECYSLTGKQSSAESDAWVLQFGEAENRLLMGGCRNKCLSVLKTLRDRHLELPGQPLNNYHMKTLLLYECEKHPRETDWDEACLGDRLNGILLQLISCLQCRRCPHYFLPNLDLFQGKPHSALESAAKQTWRLAREILTNPKSLDKL